The Thermoplasma acidophilum DSM 1728 genome includes a window with the following:
- a CDS encoding winged helix-turn-helix domain-containing protein, whose product MNYLSITPGKWEIKYNENIRGISGKEHRFDAVYRSQEGEIVTVMVVLRTEDLEKRLDDFKNGSKDVRAKRKFLIVCGEINSDMVSELKSENISILMLPGMFCSQVSSYNADAGSNDAPRSLPDGGIEESQRKRSRANIIMDLIRAINENSNQIPVTRLFYACNINHRMGRSIIEDLEHAGIVILRKTGPNRNVVELTRKGISLINDYEFIREILEK is encoded by the coding sequence ATGAATTATCTTTCCATTACGCCCGGTAAATGGGAAATCAAATACAACGAGAATATAAGGGGAATCTCTGGCAAAGAACATAGATTTGATGCAGTATACAGATCCCAAGAGGGTGAAATAGTAACTGTAATGGTAGTTCTTCGAACAGAGGATCTAGAGAAGCGGCTTGATGACTTCAAGAACGGTTCAAAAGATGTCAGGGCGAAACGGAAATTTCTGATAGTCTGCGGAGAAATAAACTCTGACATGGTCAGCGAACTAAAATCTGAAAATATATCCATCCTCATGCTACCTGGAATGTTTTGCAGTCAAGTTTCATCATATAATGCCGATGCAGGTTCAAATGATGCGCCGAGATCGTTACCGGACGGCGGTATAGAGGAATCCCAGAGGAAAAGATCTCGAGCCAACATAATAATGGATCTGATCAGGGCCATAAATGAGAATTCAAATCAGATACCAGTCACACGCCTGTTCTATGCATGCAACATAAATCACAGAATGGGAAGGAGTATAATTGAGGATCTAGAACATGCAGGCATAGTTATCTTAAGAAAAACTGGCCCAAACAGAAATGTAGTCGAATTAACCAGGAAGGGGATATCTCTGATCAACGATTATGAATTCATCAGGGAAATTCTCGAGAAATGA
- the rpoA1 gene encoding DNA-directed RNA polymerase subunit A' encodes MMGISKRISSIKFALLSPDEIRKLSQVKVITADTYDDDGYPIEHGLMDLHMGVIEPGLRCATCGGKVDECPGHFGHIELAMPVVHVGFVKEIKMFLDATCRSCGRIKLTDDEIRTYLPEIQKMDFETGDPEDIEILTKKYVDLASQRMVCPHCGAQQSKIILDKPTTFREEGTNVKITPKEIRERLERIPDDDLIFFGFNPKTARPEWMVLTVLPVPPINVRPSITLETGERSEDDLTHKLVDIIRISQRLRESRDNGSPQLIIEDLWDLLQFHVTTYFDNQTPGIPPARHRSGRALKTLVQRLKGKEGRFRSNLSGKRVSFSSRTVISPEPYLSVNEVGVPERAARELTVPVIVNQFNIDEMRELIKRGRNPRDQFGRYVTGVNYVIRPDGRRIKITDQNAAENADRIDIGWTVERQLMEGDIVLFNRQPSLHRMSMMGHTVRILPGQTFRFNLAVCTPYNADFDGDEMNLHVIQKEEARAEARIIMKVQEQIMSPRFGGPIIGGIHDHVTALFLLTHNNPRYTHEEMVHIMAYLEPDLLPEARIENGEKYYYGRDIFSTILPKGLNVRFRSKLCSGSSERCEFEDDPSDTYVEIVDGKMIHGTIDEAAVSPFSGAIIDKIFRKFGSQEAARFIDRMTRLAVGFITYRGFSTGISDYDIPESAVARIEELVAQAEDRINKLIETFRRGELQPAPGRSVEDTLEMEILSEAGVVRDESGKIASSYLGLKVPSVIMARSGARATMLNISEVAGIVGQQSVRGGRLNRGYYNRTLPHFKRGDIGADARGFVRSSYMTGLSPTEYFFHSIGGREGLVDTAVRTSRSGYMQRRLINAFEDLKVDDSREVKDTVGSLIQIRYGEDGIDPTRSARGKAVDMNYILFDEERR; translated from the coding sequence ATGATGGGAATATCAAAAAGAATTTCATCAATAAAATTTGCCCTTCTTTCTCCGGATGAGATAAGAAAGCTGAGCCAGGTGAAGGTGATCACCGCAGATACGTACGATGATGACGGTTATCCGATCGAACACGGGCTCATGGATCTGCATATGGGCGTAATTGAGCCGGGCCTCAGGTGCGCTACCTGTGGAGGAAAGGTGGACGAATGCCCGGGCCACTTTGGCCACATTGAGCTGGCCATGCCGGTGGTGCACGTGGGCTTCGTGAAGGAGATAAAGATGTTTCTCGATGCCACATGCCGTTCGTGCGGGCGCATCAAACTGACGGACGACGAAATACGCACGTACCTTCCGGAGATACAGAAGATGGACTTCGAAACCGGAGATCCGGAAGACATCGAGATACTGACAAAGAAGTACGTTGATCTGGCATCTCAGAGGATGGTCTGTCCGCACTGCGGAGCACAGCAGAGCAAGATAATACTCGATAAGCCGACAACCTTCCGCGAGGAGGGCACTAACGTAAAGATAACTCCAAAGGAGATAAGGGAGCGCCTCGAGAGGATACCGGATGACGATCTTATATTCTTTGGCTTCAATCCAAAGACGGCAAGGCCTGAATGGATGGTTCTTACCGTGCTTCCGGTACCGCCGATAAATGTAAGGCCTTCCATAACACTCGAAACGGGAGAGAGGAGTGAAGACGATCTGACGCACAAGCTCGTCGACATAATAAGGATAAGCCAGAGGCTGCGTGAGAGCAGGGACAACGGATCGCCGCAGCTTATAATAGAGGATCTCTGGGATCTCCTGCAGTTCCATGTTACGACTTACTTCGATAACCAGACGCCCGGCATACCGCCAGCGAGGCACAGGAGCGGAAGGGCCCTGAAAACGCTGGTGCAGCGTCTGAAGGGAAAAGAGGGAAGGTTCAGGTCCAACCTTTCTGGTAAAAGGGTAAGCTTTTCGTCCAGGACCGTGATATCACCGGAACCGTACCTATCGGTAAACGAGGTCGGTGTTCCGGAGAGGGCGGCAAGGGAGCTCACGGTACCCGTCATAGTGAACCAGTTCAACATCGACGAGATGCGTGAGCTCATAAAGCGCGGCCGCAATCCAAGGGATCAGTTCGGAAGATACGTTACAGGCGTGAACTATGTTATAAGGCCGGATGGCAGGAGGATAAAGATCACGGATCAGAATGCCGCTGAAAACGCCGACCGCATAGATATAGGCTGGACGGTAGAGCGGCAGCTAATGGAGGGCGACATCGTACTTTTCAACAGGCAACCATCGCTGCACAGGATGTCCATGATGGGGCACACTGTGCGAATATTGCCTGGCCAGACCTTCAGGTTCAACCTTGCCGTGTGCACGCCGTACAATGCAGACTTCGATGGAGACGAGATGAACCTGCACGTTATTCAGAAGGAGGAGGCCAGGGCAGAGGCAAGGATAATCATGAAGGTTCAGGAGCAGATAATGAGCCCAAGGTTTGGAGGCCCGATCATTGGTGGTATTCATGATCATGTCACCGCTCTGTTCCTGCTCACCCACAACAATCCGAGATACACCCATGAGGAAATGGTGCACATAATGGCTTACCTTGAGCCAGATCTTCTGCCCGAGGCCAGGATAGAGAACGGTGAAAAGTACTACTACGGCCGCGACATATTCTCGACAATACTGCCCAAGGGCCTTAATGTCAGGTTCAGGAGTAAGCTGTGCTCAGGATCCTCGGAAAGATGCGAGTTTGAAGACGATCCATCGGATACCTACGTGGAGATCGTGGACGGAAAGATGATCCACGGAACAATAGATGAAGCTGCTGTTTCGCCATTCTCCGGCGCAATAATAGATAAGATATTCAGGAAGTTCGGGTCTCAGGAGGCCGCAAGGTTCATCGACCGCATGACCAGGCTTGCCGTTGGTTTCATAACATACCGTGGTTTCTCCACAGGCATAAGCGATTACGATATACCTGAGAGCGCGGTCGCAAGGATTGAGGAGCTGGTCGCTCAGGCCGAGGATCGCATCAACAAGCTTATCGAAACGTTCAGGCGCGGTGAACTGCAGCCTGCACCGGGAAGATCCGTGGAGGACACGCTTGAGATGGAGATACTCTCAGAAGCCGGTGTTGTGAGGGATGAATCAGGTAAGATAGCAAGTTCATACCTTGGTCTCAAGGTGCCATCCGTCATAATGGCAAGATCCGGCGCAAGGGCAACCATGCTCAACATATCAGAGGTTGCGGGTATAGTCGGGCAGCAGTCCGTCAGGGGCGGAAGGCTTAACAGAGGCTATTACAACAGGACACTGCCTCATTTCAAGCGCGGCGATATAGGTGCCGATGCAAGGGGCTTCGTCAGATCGTCTTACATGACAGGCCTGAGTCCAACTGAATACTTCTTCCACAGCATTGGAGGCCGCGAGGGACTGGTTGATACGGCTGTGAGGACGTCGAGAAGCGGTTACATGCAGAGGAGGCTGATAAACGCGTTCGAAGACCTTAAGGTGGACGATTCTAGGGAGGTCAAGGATACCGTCGGTTCGCTTATACAGATAAGGTACGGAGAGGACGGAATTGATCCGACGAGAAGTGCGCGCGGGAAGGCTGTGGACATGAACTACATACTTTTCGATGAGGAGAGGAGGTGA
- a CDS encoding RPA family protein, giving the protein MMHKRDQDYWIFSAELRDAKVKDDQSSKPQIVTPLGISIKRILCTGTVTSKQGDDRMTRITVADPVGNFYVIGFSNGFNPEEKAMLDKVSVDDRIMVIGKISSYRNTEGNYLFSIRPELVSKIDDEAMKFWSLKAYYFAKRRYYAIREAQKSENPAAEILKESGYTMVEAEAAMNAINNFPNYDYQKLFELIEPAMSSIGSSGAIAEARSMILDYIKNNDLDGKGCRYEDIVVAAKNAGIDQSTVDEILNSLGSLGEIFEVSLKRYKFVDTP; this is encoded by the coding sequence ATGATGCATAAGAGAGACCAGGACTACTGGATTTTTTCTGCAGAGCTAAGAGATGCAAAGGTAAAGGATGATCAGTCCAGCAAACCACAGATTGTGACACCATTGGGTATAAGCATAAAGCGAATACTCTGTACTGGAACTGTTACATCGAAGCAGGGAGACGACAGGATGACCAGGATCACCGTTGCCGATCCTGTGGGAAACTTCTATGTCATAGGGTTCTCCAATGGATTCAATCCAGAGGAAAAGGCGATGCTTGATAAGGTCAGCGTAGACGACAGGATAATGGTCATAGGGAAGATCAGCTCATATAGGAACACCGAAGGAAACTACCTCTTTTCAATAAGGCCGGAACTTGTATCCAAGATAGACGATGAAGCAATGAAATTCTGGAGTCTTAAGGCCTATTATTTTGCGAAGAGACGCTATTATGCAATAAGAGAAGCTCAGAAATCAGAGAACCCTGCAGCTGAGATACTAAAGGAATCCGGCTATACCATGGTTGAAGCGGAAGCCGCAATGAATGCGATAAATAATTTTCCGAATTATGACTATCAGAAGCTGTTCGAGCTAATCGAACCCGCCATGAGTTCAATTGGATCTTCTGGAGCGATCGCTGAAGCCAGGTCGATGATACTTGATTATATAAAGAATAACGATCTTGACGGAAAAGGATGCAGGTACGAGGATATAGTTGTCGCTGCAAAAAATGCCGGTATAGACCAGAGCACAGTGGATGAGATACTCAATTCACTGGGGTCTCTAGGTGAAATATTCGAGGTGTCCCTTAAGAGGTACAAGTTCGTGGATACCCCTTGA
- a CDS encoding winged helix-turn-helix domain-containing protein, which yields MESLMGIGPTRKNRDRGDLVFSILKELYISDGQIGITRLIYKVNTNYVIAKDILEMLSGSGLIENQAKNERNGFKVTEKGLRFIEAYERINSILGFKRI from the coding sequence ATGGAATCTTTAATGGGGATTGGCCCGACTAGAAAAAATAGAGACCGCGGAGATCTTGTATTTAGCATTTTAAAGGAGTTATATATTAGCGATGGCCAGATAGGAATTACAAGACTAATATACAAGGTAAATACCAATTATGTCATTGCCAAAGATATATTGGAGATGCTATCCGGCAGTGGTCTTATAGAAAATCAGGCGAAAAATGAGCGAAACGGCTTTAAGGTCACAGAAAAGGGTCTCAGGTTCATTGAGGCCTATGAGAGAATTAATTCCATTTTGGGATTCAAAAGAATATGA
- a CDS encoding replication protein A (Replication protein A protects and stabilize the intermediate ssDNA that is generated by the unwinding action of a DNA helicase at the replication fork. In addition, SSBs prevent the formation of secondary structures by single-stranded template DNA.), with translation MLSKIVDINAARQNIDMKVKLLSLNKRTIKNDRGETVYYYGIIGDETGTVPFTAWTFPPAVRVGDVIEIRSCYSNIYNGKIRIYIDGRSEVILKPDVEMEVKRSSDLVKIRDVSLSTPYVSVIGKITGIHKKEYESDGTTKSVYQGYIEDDTARIRISSFGKQLQDSDVVRIDNARVAQFNGYLSLSVGDSSRIESVNVNIPEKPRHIFISEIRSPVGGITIVGFVVSVGQGSRIFTKCSVCRRIVEDGTCKDHPKAPVYPDIFGYFSISDGTGTITCYINSDSFLPYAGISQDQFRRDAYSMNPNSLIKKNLLGKCISVSGDLRSQDDRIVMNVQSMKAISAEDNREIESIIEEEFQ, from the coding sequence ATGTTGTCAAAGATAGTGGATATCAACGCTGCAAGACAGAACATAGACATGAAGGTAAAACTGCTATCGTTGAATAAACGAACCATTAAGAACGATCGCGGAGAAACTGTATATTATTACGGCATAATCGGCGATGAGACCGGAACGGTCCCATTCACAGCATGGACTTTTCCTCCGGCTGTCCGTGTCGGTGACGTGATAGAGATAAGATCCTGCTATTCAAATATATACAATGGAAAGATAAGAATATACATAGATGGAAGATCCGAGGTGATACTGAAGCCTGACGTTGAGATGGAGGTAAAGAGGTCATCGGATCTGGTGAAGATAAGGGATGTGAGTCTAAGCACGCCTTATGTTTCTGTGATAGGAAAGATAACCGGGATACACAAGAAGGAATACGAAAGTGATGGTACAACGAAGAGTGTGTACCAGGGATACATTGAGGATGATACGGCAAGGATAAGAATATCCTCATTTGGAAAGCAGCTTCAGGATAGCGATGTTGTGAGAATAGACAATGCAAGGGTGGCCCAGTTTAACGGTTATTTGAGCCTATCTGTGGGGGACAGCTCTAGGATCGAGAGCGTCAACGTCAATATACCTGAGAAACCTAGACACATCTTCATATCGGAGATACGATCACCGGTTGGCGGTATAACCATAGTGGGGTTTGTCGTCAGTGTAGGCCAGGGTAGCAGGATATTCACTAAATGCAGCGTTTGCAGGCGCATAGTTGAAGATGGAACGTGCAAGGACCACCCAAAGGCGCCAGTTTACCCAGATATTTTTGGATATTTCTCCATATCGGATGGCACAGGTACTATAACCTGCTACATAAATAGCGATAGCTTCCTTCCATATGCGGGCATATCTCAGGATCAGTTCAGAAGGGATGCTTACTCTATGAATCCGAATTCGCTCATTAAAAAGAATCTGCTTGGAAAGTGCATATCCGTTTCAGGGGACCTGAGGAGCCAGGATGACAGGATCGTAATGAACGTGCAGTCCATGAAGGCCATTTCGGCCGAGGATAACAGGGAGATTGAGAGCATAATAGAAGAGGAATTCCAATGA
- a CDS encoding DNA-directed RNA polymerase subunit H, with amino-acid sequence MAKFNVLDHNLVPEHHIVPEEEEKNILKELNIEKEFLPKISPNDPAIKALEAVHGKIKEGTIIKIVRKSPTMGHSVYYRVVASEVFK; translated from the coding sequence ATGGCAAAATTTAATGTATTAGATCATAATCTCGTTCCGGAACATCATATAGTGCCAGAAGAGGAGGAGAAGAACATCCTTAAGGAACTGAATATTGAGAAGGAATTTCTGCCAAAGATCAGCCCTAATGACCCTGCTATAAAGGCACTCGAGGCCGTTCATGGCAAGATCAAGGAGGGGACGATAATAAAGATCGTGAGGAAAAGCCCTACGATGGGGCATTCGGTATATTATCGTGTGGTTGCGTCTGAGGTGTTTAAGTGA
- a CDS encoding DNA-directed RNA polymerase subunit B, protein MKEIVDAYFKKYGIVNHQLDSMNSFYATPDNPNSVMQQIVDETKVSDDADPGYFVLDPAKTGGHDIRIYYGRVRENGHYVGEQTIFIGKPEIKEASGASNQITPNEARLRDLNYLAPVTLKLRIVEDGIEKGSEIIKVGDLPVMVRSKICTLSEENLDQYIEKNNGPIGLSRREKLQYVGEDPDDPGGYFIIGGSERVIVSLEDLAPNKIMVEWEDRYESKVEVSKVFSQRGGFRALTSMEKGTDGTINVSIPSVAGTVPLVILMKALGLERDVDVHDAIASVPEMEPIIYSNIEDSKNPKVLPPNGVNTTEDAISYLEKRFAAGQAKEFRDKKISQMLDHSLLPHLGDSPSDRIRKAIYLGRMARSLLELSLGIRKEDDKDHLANKRIKLAGDLMDELFRSAFQSVMKDLKYQLEKTYNRKRGIKIRPAVRQDLLTQRVLHAMSTGNWIGGRTGVSQLLDRVSNLSTISHLRRIISPLTRTQPHFEARDLHPTQWGRICPNETPEGQNCGLVKNAALLINVTQGIDPDSVMEILKGMDVREVLEESPKKGRVYLNGDFIGYHDDPRYLVSRIREERRSGRMSDEVNVRYDDNTNEVIVNSDRGRLRRPLLILKDGKTVLDRTMIERLKHGEISFEDLVKQGAIEWLDAEEEEDTYVAVYAYDIPEKCPHCNSYLYRSMVDWVNPGESEITLECGFCHQRFNVPSKLSKENTHLEIDPAMILGVVASIIPYPEHNSSPRITIASAMAKQSLGFAQSNVRIRPDTRGHLLHYPQVPLVRTRVMDYIHYDRRPAGQNFVVAVLSYEGYNIQDALVINKAAIERGLGRSTFFRTYSAEERRYPGGQEDKFEIPTHDIIGARAEEYYKNLDDSGIIFPEAYVEGSDVLIGKTSPPRFLEEGEERLGPQRRRESSVTMRPNESGYVDNVFLTVSESNSRVVKIKVRSERIPELGDKFASRHGQKGVVGLVVPQEDMPFTEDGIIPDLIFNPHSIPSRMTVGHILEMIGGKIASRTGRFIDGTIFSGEPEKSLRDALVKYGFRKSSTEVMYDGITGRRFKADIFVGVIYYQKLHHMVAGKFHARSRGPVQILTRQPTEGRSRQGGLRFGEMERDTLIAHGAAMVIKDRLLDQSDGTVLYVCGNPSCGHIAIYDRRKGTLRCPVCGNTGNIYPIETSYAFKLMRDELISLGVVMRLMLGDMK, encoded by the coding sequence GTGAAGGAAATTGTTGATGCGTATTTTAAAAAATATGGAATAGTAAACCATCAGCTGGATTCTATGAATTCTTTTTATGCGACGCCTGATAATCCAAACAGCGTAATGCAGCAGATCGTGGATGAAACGAAGGTATCTGACGATGCCGATCCAGGATATTTTGTTCTGGATCCTGCGAAAACCGGTGGTCATGATATAAGAATATACTACGGCCGTGTCAGGGAAAACGGCCATTACGTAGGTGAACAGACCATATTCATAGGAAAACCGGAGATAAAGGAGGCTTCCGGTGCGTCGAATCAGATCACTCCAAACGAGGCAAGGCTGAGGGATCTGAACTACCTGGCACCGGTTACGCTCAAGCTGAGAATTGTTGAGGATGGGATAGAGAAAGGGTCAGAGATAATCAAGGTCGGTGATCTGCCCGTCATGGTCAGATCAAAGATATGCACACTTTCCGAGGAAAATCTTGATCAGTACATAGAGAAGAACAATGGCCCCATCGGATTATCGAGGAGAGAGAAGCTGCAGTACGTCGGCGAGGACCCGGATGATCCAGGAGGTTACTTCATCATAGGGGGATCAGAGAGGGTCATAGTATCGCTGGAGGATCTCGCACCAAACAAGATCATGGTGGAGTGGGAAGACCGGTACGAATCAAAGGTCGAGGTATCCAAGGTCTTCTCGCAGCGGGGAGGTTTCCGTGCGCTCACCAGCATGGAGAAGGGAACGGACGGAACCATAAACGTATCAATACCGAGCGTTGCGGGCACCGTTCCGCTGGTAATACTCATGAAGGCGCTTGGCCTTGAGAGAGATGTGGACGTACACGATGCGATAGCCTCGGTACCGGAGATGGAACCGATAATATACTCAAACATTGAAGATTCAAAGAATCCGAAGGTTCTCCCACCAAACGGTGTCAACACAACCGAGGATGCAATATCGTACCTCGAGAAAAGGTTTGCAGCCGGCCAGGCCAAGGAGTTCAGGGACAAGAAGATATCGCAGATGCTGGATCATTCTCTGCTTCCGCATCTCGGCGATTCGCCTTCCGACCGCATAAGGAAGGCGATATACTTGGGAAGGATGGCCAGATCGCTTCTGGAACTGAGCCTGGGAATAAGGAAGGAAGACGATAAGGATCACCTCGCAAACAAGAGGATAAAGCTTGCCGGTGATCTGATGGACGAGCTCTTTAGAAGCGCGTTCCAGAGCGTGATGAAGGATCTCAAGTACCAGTTGGAGAAGACGTACAACAGGAAGCGCGGTATAAAGATAAGGCCGGCCGTGAGGCAGGATCTGCTGACGCAGAGGGTTCTCCATGCCATGTCCACGGGCAACTGGATAGGCGGCAGAACGGGCGTATCGCAGCTACTGGACAGGGTTTCCAACCTCAGCACGATCAGCCATCTGAGGAGGATAATTTCGCCTCTTACAAGGACGCAGCCCCACTTCGAGGCAAGGGACCTTCATCCGACCCAGTGGGGAAGGATATGCCCCAACGAAACTCCAGAGGGACAGAACTGCGGTCTGGTCAAGAACGCCGCCCTCCTCATAAACGTGACGCAGGGCATCGATCCTGACAGCGTCATGGAGATACTGAAGGGGATGGACGTCCGCGAGGTCCTGGAGGAGAGCCCGAAGAAAGGGCGTGTTTATCTGAATGGAGATTTCATAGGATATCACGATGATCCGAGATACCTTGTTTCGAGGATACGCGAGGAGCGCAGGTCAGGCCGCATGTCGGATGAGGTAAACGTCAGGTATGATGACAACACGAACGAGGTTATAGTGAACAGCGACCGCGGAAGGCTGCGGAGGCCGCTGCTCATACTCAAGGACGGAAAGACCGTACTGGACAGGACGATGATCGAGAGGCTGAAGCACGGTGAAATATCGTTTGAAGATCTTGTGAAGCAGGGTGCGATTGAATGGCTCGATGCAGAGGAAGAGGAGGATACATACGTGGCAGTTTACGCTTACGACATACCGGAGAAATGCCCGCACTGCAACTCATACCTCTACAGATCCATGGTGGACTGGGTCAATCCGGGAGAATCCGAGATAACCCTGGAATGCGGTTTCTGCCACCAGAGGTTCAACGTGCCTTCAAAACTTTCAAAGGAGAACACGCACCTTGAAATCGATCCAGCGATGATACTCGGTGTTGTCGCCTCAATAATCCCGTATCCGGAGCACAACTCGTCTCCGAGGATTACGATAGCGTCTGCAATGGCCAAGCAGTCTCTTGGCTTTGCCCAGTCAAACGTGAGGATAAGGCCGGATACCAGGGGCCATCTGCTCCATTACCCGCAGGTTCCGCTCGTTCGGACACGCGTCATGGATTACATCCACTACGACCGCAGGCCGGCCGGGCAGAACTTCGTTGTTGCGGTTCTTTCATATGAAGGATACAACATACAGGATGCACTGGTTATAAATAAGGCAGCCATAGAAAGGGGCCTTGGCAGGAGCACTTTCTTCAGGACGTACTCTGCAGAGGAGAGGAGATACCCCGGAGGCCAGGAGGACAAGTTTGAGATTCCTACGCACGATATAATAGGGGCAAGGGCAGAGGAGTACTACAAGAACCTGGATGACAGCGGTATAATATTCCCCGAGGCCTATGTCGAAGGATCAGACGTTCTCATAGGGAAGACATCACCTCCAAGATTCCTGGAGGAGGGTGAAGAGCGCCTTGGTCCGCAGAGGAGGCGCGAATCATCCGTTACCATGAGGCCAAACGAAAGCGGTTACGTCGACAACGTATTCCTCACCGTATCGGAGAGCAACAGCCGCGTAGTGAAGATAAAGGTCAGGAGCGAGAGGATACCCGAGCTCGGCGACAAGTTTGCGTCCCGGCACGGGCAGAAGGGGGTTGTTGGCCTTGTAGTTCCGCAAGAGGATATGCCCTTCACGGAGGACGGGATAATACCGGATCTTATATTCAATCCACATTCCATTCCGTCCAGAATGACGGTCGGCCACATACTGGAGATGATAGGCGGCAAGATCGCATCCAGGACAGGAAGGTTCATCGATGGTACTATATTCAGCGGAGAGCCGGAAAAGAGCCTGAGAGACGCCCTGGTGAAGTACGGCTTCAGAAAGTCCTCAACCGAGGTCATGTATGATGGTATTACTGGCAGAAGGTTCAAGGCCGATATCTTTGTTGGCGTGATATACTACCAGAAGCTGCATCACATGGTCGCAGGTAAATTCCATGCAAGGTCCAGAGGGCCGGTGCAGATACTGACGAGGCAGCCAACAGAAGGAAGGTCGAGGCAGGGAGGTCTCAGGTTCGGTGAGATGGAGAGGGATACCCTAATAGCGCATGGGGCGGCGATGGTCATAAAGGATCGTCTGCTAGACCAGAGTGATGGTACAGTACTGTACGTGTGCGGAAACCCCTCATGCGGTCACATCGCAATATACGACCGCAGGAAGGGCACGCTGAGATGCCCTGTGTGCGGAAATACAGGAAATATTTATCCGATTGAGACAAGCTATGCCTTCAAGCTGATGAGGGATGAGCTGATCTCTCTCGGTGTTGTTATGAGGTTAATGCTCGGTGATATGAAATGA